A single genomic interval of Natator depressus isolate rNatDep1 chromosome 14, rNatDep2.hap1, whole genome shotgun sequence harbors:
- the LOC141998003 gene encoding HLA class II histocompatibility antigen, DM beta chain, with protein MKLVLWLLSMALSHHGAGGFLVHLATECPLAANGSVLWFSFTFVFNKNPLVCYNDRDRLFEACDMGLLHDIAVRMATQLNADPDWSRRMAGGRQACQSQSQRLWSHTGQRKTPPSVRIVSTDLSNPAGTTRLTCHVWGFYPAEVLVTWLRNGSPVEPTENGLSPALANGDWTYQTQLSLLTAPKPGDTYTCLVQHASLPEPHQEQWGPGLSPGLTVKVSVAVVVLILGLILLGTGMVFWWRAPAPGYSPLPGHNYAGGST; from the exons ATGAAGCTGGTGCTGTGGCTGCTGTCCATGGCTCTGAGCCACCACGGAGCAG GCGGGTTCCTTGTGCACCTGGCCACCGAGTGCCCCCTGGCAGCCAACGGCTCCGTGCTCTGGTTCAGCTTCACCTTCGTCTTCAACAAGAACCCGCTGGTGTGTTACAACGACCGCGACCGGCTCTTCGAGGCCTGTGACATGGGCCTGCTCCACGACATAGCCGTGCGCATGGCCACCCAACTCAACGCGGACCCCGACTGGAGCCGGCGCATGGCAGGGGGGCGCCAGGcctgccagagccagagccagcggCTCTGGAGCCACACGGGGCAAAGGAAGA CGCCCCCCAGCGTCCGCATCGTCTCCACGGACCTGTCGAACCCCGCGGGGACCACGCGCCTCACCTGCCACGTCTGGGGCTTCTACCCGGCGGAGGTGCTGGTCACCTGGCTGCGGAACGGGAGCCCCGTGGAGCCCACCGAGAACGGCCTGAGCCCGGCGCTGGCCAACGGCGACTGGACCTACCAGACCCAGCTCAGCCTGCTCACCGCCCCCAAGCCCGGGGACACCTACACCTGCCTCGTGCAGCACGCcagcctgcccgagccccaccagGAGCAGTGGG GGCCCGGCCTGTCCCCGGGGCTGACAGTCAAGGTCAGCGTGGCTGTCGTGGTGCTGATCCTGGGCCTCATCCTCCTGGGCACCGGCATGGTCTTCTGGTGGAGGGCGCCCGCCCCGG GTTATTCTCCCCTCCCGGGGCACAACTATGCTGGAG GCAGCACCTAA
- the LOC141998009 gene encoding class II histocompatibility antigen, M alpha chain isoform X1, whose protein sequence is MEAPGCWGLLLALGLLRGGAATAATEAPPAHVLSCVLFCQPDRPTQGLADTFDGDQLFSFDFPGARWEPRLPDFQPWVGAQESTEQIRNDSRLCQHLLLVLTNITTGFLPEARGTPMANVFTARPLELGKPNTLICQVGNLFPASVTVSWQWLGEPVSQGINTTRYYPTEDLGFLLFSYLEFTPQEGDVYTCTITRPRDRFTTVAYWVPQNPIPSELLENVLCGLAIALGIFFMVTGIVLLLKSRRPSPTE, encoded by the exons gggcggccACCGCCGCGACAGAGG CGCCCCCGGCCCACGTCCTGTCCTGTGTGCTGTTCTGCCAGCCGGACCGCCCCACGCAGGGCCTGGCCGACACCTTCGACGGGGACCAGCTCTTCTCCTTCGACTTCCCGGGGGCGCGCTGGGAGCCCCGGCTGCCCGACTTCCAGCCCTGGGTGGGCGCCCAGGAGAGCACGGAGCAGATCCGCAACGACTCCCGACTGTGCCAGCACCTCCTCTTGGTACTCACCAACATCACCACGGGCTTCCTGCCCGAGGCCAGAG GGACCCCCATGGCCAACGTGTTCACAGCCCggcccctggagctgggaaaaCCCAACACCCTGATCTGCCAGGTGGGCAACCTCTTCCCAGCCTCGGTGACAGTGTCATGGCAGTGGCTGGGGGAGCCGGTGAGCCAGGGCATCAACACCACGCGGTACTACCCCACTGAGGACCTGGGCTTCCTGCTCTTCTCCTACCTGGAGTTCACCCCGCAGGAGGGGGACGTCTACACCTGCACCATCACGCGGCCCAGGGACCGCTTCACCACCGTGGCCTACTGGG TGCCCCAGAACCCCATCCCATCGGAGCTGCTGGAGAATGTACTGTGTGGCCTGGCCATCGCCCTGGGCATCTTCTTCATGGTCACCGGGATCGTCCTCCTCCTCAAATCCCgcaggcccagccccacag AGTGA
- the LOC141998009 gene encoding class II histocompatibility antigen, M alpha chain isoform X2, with protein sequence MAPPAHVLSCVLFCQPDRPTQGLADTFDGDQLFSFDFPGARWEPRLPDFQPWVGAQESTEQIRNDSRLCQHLLLVLTNITTGFLPEARGTPMANVFTARPLELGKPNTLICQVGNLFPASVTVSWQWLGEPVSQGINTTRYYPTEDLGFLLFSYLEFTPQEGDVYTCTITRPRDRFTTVAYWVPQNPIPSELLENVLCGLAIALGIFFMVTGIVLLLKSRRPSPTE encoded by the exons ATGG CGCCCCCGGCCCACGTCCTGTCCTGTGTGCTGTTCTGCCAGCCGGACCGCCCCACGCAGGGCCTGGCCGACACCTTCGACGGGGACCAGCTCTTCTCCTTCGACTTCCCGGGGGCGCGCTGGGAGCCCCGGCTGCCCGACTTCCAGCCCTGGGTGGGCGCCCAGGAGAGCACGGAGCAGATCCGCAACGACTCCCGACTGTGCCAGCACCTCCTCTTGGTACTCACCAACATCACCACGGGCTTCCTGCCCGAGGCCAGAG GGACCCCCATGGCCAACGTGTTCACAGCCCggcccctggagctgggaaaaCCCAACACCCTGATCTGCCAGGTGGGCAACCTCTTCCCAGCCTCGGTGACAGTGTCATGGCAGTGGCTGGGGGAGCCGGTGAGCCAGGGCATCAACACCACGCGGTACTACCCCACTGAGGACCTGGGCTTCCTGCTCTTCTCCTACCTGGAGTTCACCCCGCAGGAGGGGGACGTCTACACCTGCACCATCACGCGGCCCAGGGACCGCTTCACCACCGTGGCCTACTGGG TGCCCCAGAACCCCATCCCATCGGAGCTGCTGGAGAATGTACTGTGTGGCCTGGCCATCGCCCTGGGCATCTTCTTCATGGTCACCGGGATCGTCCTCCTCCTCAAATCCCgcaggcccagccccacag AGTGA